The Desulfuromonas acetexigens DNA window TCGACCTTGTCCACGACCAGCCCCACCACCTTGGTCTTCCCGGGATTGATCAAGGAGTCGAGGATGCCCGCAGCATCTCCGTCGCCGAGGCCGCGATGGTAAGCGACATCCAACCGGGACAGATCATGGCCTTCCCAGAACTGCTTCCAGAGTTTCTCTTCGCTGTTGGTCGAGTTGATGGATGACGGGAAATAGAGCGGCGGCTTGCCCGAGAAGATCGATTGCCGCGATACCGAGGTGAGCGTCGGAATCCAGGCGAAGGTCGCGGATTCGCGCATGACCAGATTGCCGTCCTGCTTTTGAAGAAGCTGGCGGATGGTCACCCACTGATCGAGGGCCAGACCATCGACCACGATCAGCGCGGCACGGCAGCTACCGGAGTCCTCGATATCCCGAGCCAGGCGGCGCGGCACATGGTGCAGCATGGCCGGATTGGTCGGCGGCAAGTTGATCAGACTGGAGTAGTGGTCGGCCAGCCAACCGGCAAAGGTCGTGTTCAGTGTGTCGCCGATTTCCCTGAGTCGGGTCTGATACTCGGCGCTGTTGCCACAATGAACCAGCGAAGAGAGTTCGGCCCATTTCAGTGCGAAGGCGGTCCAGATCGAGTAACGGGCCTCCGCAGTGGGCAGTTCCTTCTCGACAAGGCCAAACAGGCGGGAGATCCGTAGCTCGTCATCGTCCACGCCGGACGTGGCGATACCGCTTCGGACCCAGGACCCGGCATCCACTTGAATGCCCTTGGCCGGGACAGGGGTGAGTTTCCCCTCCAGGAACAGGTTGTCGATGTAGACCTTGATGTCCTGATGGTCGAACGGCAGGTGATCAGGGCCGGGATACTTGAGCCCGTATTCAGGCGAATCTTCCCATGCCTTGTTGGCGCTACCCAGCCTGGAAAGAAATAGCGGCCAGCGTTCCTGTAAAAAGGCGAAGAAGGCCTCATCGTCCGGAACGATCTCGGAGAGCGGCCAGGCTTTGAACCCATCATGGCCTTTGAGAACCTGGATGAGCCGCTCGGCCAGCATCAGCGGGATTTGGAGCTTGCCGTAGTGCAGGCGCAGCAAGGCGCGAAACAACTCCACCTCGTTGGCAATAAGTTCCGCCGCAATGCCGAACACATGACGGAGAATGAAATCCTTGGTGGCGTTGTCGCCCATGCGATCCGATGGCGACTTACGCTGGGCCTCGAACAGCGCGTCCAACAGGCTTCGGTCGAGCTTCTCGATGACCGGATAGCTCAGGTTGGGGAAGAGATCCCCCAGGTTGAACGACAGCTTGCGACCCGCCTGGAGCAGGTCGTAGGGCAGGGATTCCAGCTCGGCATCCTGCAAGCGGAGAATCACCACCAGGTCGGTATGTTCGCCTTGATCCCAGATCGAGCGGTACTTGGACTCATAGGCATATCTGAATTCGACCGGGTCACTGAACTCGATCAGCTCGAACCCACGCTCCCGAAGCCCCAGCGCCAGTTTTTCCTCGGTCAGCAGACCATCCGGGTCCGCGACCAGGGTCAGCTTGCTGACGTTGGGGACGAAGTCATTCAGGATAGCGTCTCGCCAGCTACTCATTGAACGCCTCCCTTGACGATGCGCAGCATCAGCAGCGACCGGATTTCCGGTACGATCTGCCGCGCTGATTGCAGTTCATGCCGCCACTCAGTTTCCTCGGCAGCGCAGCGGGCCAGACGGTACTGGCGCACTTCGGGCAGCCCCACCCGCTCGATGGCCTTCCGCCGTGAGGTAAAGGCGACCATGCCGCGCTCCTCTTCCCGGGTCACAGAAGCTATGTGCGCCTGCTGCAGGGCGTCGAACAGCTCCTGTCCGGCCTGTTCGGCAGCAATCTGCAAGCGCTCATGGGCGGTGATGGATTCCTCCTGGCCGAGGGTTGCCTGCACCTGAGTTTCGGCTGTCTGCAGCGCATCCCAGATGTGCCGAGCCGTGGGCAGAAACAGTTTGCCTTCCTCGCTCAGGAACACACTGACATATCCCCGCCGCACCATGGGGATGCGCAGGAGTTGTGTCTTCTGGTGCCTCCCGGCCTGAAGGCGGATCTCAAAGAGACCCCAGAGCCCGGAAATACTGGCTGGCAGTCCGCTTACGGTTACGCAAGGTAAAGGTTGGCCAGCCGCGACCTGCGGCAGGTTCAGGGCAAGGCCACGGACACGGCTGTTTTCGAGATTGAGCAGGGTTGCGTCGGTCAGGCGGTTCGCTTCCCGGGCGTTGAACACGGCTTTGCGATGTTCCTGACCGTCCGGCCAAGTCAGATCCCACCAAGAGCGTTTACGGCCGGCCGTGCCGCCGTGCGAATTGAGATAGCCCACCGTCATCCGCTCCACCCAGTGGGGCAGCGGATGGGAGCGCAGACGCTCAGCCGTCTGCACGTCCGGCTCTTCGGAGATGCCATAGATGGCGGAGGACTCGCGCACCTGCTGAATCTCATCGCGGATTCTGGCCACCGTGTGATCGACGGAGGTTTCGATACCGCCAGGATTAAGGATGGCCGAGGCGAACATATCTTCGAACAGTTCACCGGCCTGGGCGGAGTCAAGCACATCGCCGGTCTTGTCGATGCCGAACTCGTCGAAGATCACCGAGAGCTTCTGCTCCAGCACTTCGCGGACCCGGAACTCGACCGAATCCTCAAACACGAAGTTGATCGCACGCACCGTCTTGGGCTGGCCGATACGATCCACGCGACCGATTCGCTGTTCCAGCCGCATCGGGTTCCAGGGGATGTCGTAGTTGATGATGACATGGGCGAACTGCAGGTTCAGACCCTCACCGCCCGCATCGGTGGAAACCAGCACGCGGTGGGATTTGCGGAAGGCGTCCTGGGCCTGCTTGCGTTCCTCCATATCCATGGAGCCGTTCAGGGTGACCACCGAGATCCCCCGGGCTTCCAGAAACTCCTTCAGCATCTGCTGGGTCGGCACGAACTCGGTGAAGATCAACACCTTCAGGTCCGGCTCGTTTTCCTCGGCCTGCAGTTCGTAGATCCACTCGATCAACGTCTCGGCCTTGGCGTCCGGTCCCGCCTGTTCGCAGCGAACCGCCGCATCCAGCAGGGTCTCCACATGGCTGCCTTCGCTCTGCAGGGCCGACACATGGGATTTCAGCAGCTCATCGAGCAGCTCCTGGCCGTCCATGTCATAAATCAGTTCCGAGGATTGAGGACTGAGGGCTGAGTCTTCCGAATCGAAAAGGGTCTCTGATTTTTCACTCAGTCCTCGTTGCTCAGTCCTCAGCACTTCAAGACGGCGCTCAATCGTCGTCTTGATCGCCCGGGCGCTGGAAACCACCAGGCGCTGCATCAGGATCATCAGGAAGCCGATGTGGCGTTTCTTCTCGCGCAGGGCTTGGTTGTAGCCCTCGCGGACATAATCAGTCACCGCCTCATAGAGGAGTTGCTGCAGGCGATGGCGGCTCTCCCAGGCCACCGGGACCATCTGTGTGCGCCGGGGTTTGAAGAGCGGCTTGCCGTCGGCATCGATGGCCTTGCGTTTTTCGGTGCGGATGACATGCGGTGCCACCCGCTCACGGGAGACGCTGTCCATGTCCGGAAAGGCGTCATCATCCAGCAGGTTCATCAGGCGATGAAAGGCGTCGGTCTTCCCCTGGTGGGGAGTCGCCGAAAGGAGCAGCACATAGGGCGCGGCCTCCGCCAGGCCCTTGCCGAGTTTGTAGCGGGCGACCTGATCGGTGCTGCCGCCCAGCCGATGCGCTTCGTCCACGATCACCAGGTCCCAGCCAGCGGTAATCAGATCCTCGAACCGGCTGCGGTTGTATTCGGCAACGCGCTCGGCGGTCCAGCCGCGTCGCTTGTCCATGGGCTTGACCGAATCCAGAGAGACAATGACCTGATCGAACATCGACCAGGCTGAGTTCCGCTGGTCCGTCCCTGAAGCCAGGCGTTGTAATGTGCCAATGTCGTCGCCCAGCACAAGCTGGAACTGTTCATTGAAATGGGTCTGCATTTCCGCCACCCACTGGGTAGCGATTCCCTTCGGCGAGACGACCAATGTCCGACGCACCAGCCCGCGCAGCTTGAGTTCGCGCATGACCAGCCCGGCCTCGATGGTCTTGCCGAGACCCACTTCGTCGGCCAGCAGGTAGCGCACGCGGTCGCCGGAGATGGCCCGGGACAAGGCGTGGATCTGGTGCGGCAGCGGAATGACGTTGGACTCCATGGGAGCCAGCAGCACATGGCCGTCGATGGCGCTGGTGGAGCCTTCGAGCACCTCGGCCACCTTGGCGGCGGCGGCCACATAAGCAATGCGACCGGCCTCGATCTCCGGCTGCAGATCGGCACTCAGCGGCCGCAAGGCGGAGCGGGGCACGCGCACCACCGCGTCCTGGTTCGGCAACCAGACACGGCACACCGTCTGCCCCCACAAGGTCTGTTCTTCGATGACCTTGCAGGCGCTGTTATGAACGGTGCTGAATTGCCACTTCTGGGCACCACTGGAAGATTTCATTCTTGAACCTCCAGTCTCAACCTGTTTGGCTTGATGACGGAGCGTGACCAGTGCTGCTCCATAGCCTGGATAAACGCCGGACGAACCAGTTTGGCCCGTTGCGCCAGCCAGTCGTCTTGGTCAAATCGAAGATAGATGCCTTCCGCAGGCTGTTCGCTGAGTTTTGATGTCGATAGGAATTTTTGAACTTCCGGGTACGCGAAGTGCCCGAATGCGAGAACAGGAACTTGAGCAACACCCATTTCCGTAAAGAGATCATCCCGGCGCTTTGAAGATAGAAATCGGCCAAATCGTTTGTCATAAACATCGAAACCAAGAAACCAATCTGGCAAACGGTCATAAAAAACCGAGTGCTGAGCATAGCACCATTCCCCGAAGAGTATGAAATGGTCGGAAAGATGCTCAAACAGCGTACAGGCCCGTGGCGTCAACCAATCGCCAAGTTTTTTCCATTGACCAGATCCAGGTAAATGCAGGTATGCGCCCCTGTTCTGTACTCGAATATTTCCTTCCGAATCAAAAGAGATTCCCAAATTCGCGCCATCTACCTTTTCCTCAACAATAAGATTGTGCTGCAAGAATTCACCACGCTCCGATTTCGACAGTACCTTGTCATCCCGGATGTCAACACCAGCCAGCGTTGCCAAATGTGGTGTGGAGGGGAATTTGAAGAAATCTTCTTTCATATATCGCTCTATTCAGCGAACTTCGCATATTTGATCTTCGTATATTCAGGGCAAAGGAAATTAACGGTAATACCTACTTTCTCCAAGGAGTCCTTCCATCCCCACCATTTGTTGTCGGTTGCCTGCAGAATTGGCGGCTTATCCTTATGTGCATTTGCGGCAGCAACAAACTTACGATCCGATTTATCGAAATTTTCCAGTCCGTCGTGATCTGGGAACTCATCGTATGAATCACCGGTTTTTGTGATGGTCACTCTATCGCAATATTCTGGATTATGACGGTGGTCGTTCACCCATTTCATAAAAGCATCGCCAATACCAGGTTGACCCTTCATAGAAAGCTGCTGCCGATATTCGTTGAAGATTTCATCCCCCGCATCGACAACCAGGCAACGCTTTTTGATGACATGCTCAACCGCATTAATACATGCGAGCACACACGCTTCGGGTACGTCAGAGTCCGGGTCTGGTTGGTTGGCGAGATTGGCCGTCTTGGGCACATTGGTATCCACCAGACATTTCTTCGGCAGGCTCATTCCGATGCCTCCGCCTTTTCGACTTTCTGCATTCGCTTCTTCATGGCGGCCTTCGCCTGCTCAGTGATGTCACCCATTTCATCACCGAAGAAATTTTCCGGCCAGTTCTGGATGTTGCCAAAGATGTCAATTTGCAGAAGGTCGAGTGTAGGAGGGATCTTGTCAATATTTGCAAAGTAAGCCGACACTTTTTCTTGGGGAACCACGTTCTCGGCAATTCGACGTTGCAACCGCCGCAGAAAATGTTCCGAATGGGTCTCGATGACCAACTGAATATTTCTATCCGTCCCGTTTTCTCTTGAGTTGATCACGTCAATCATCACATCTGCCAAAGCAGATTGCGCACTCGGATGTAAATGAATTTCCGGCTGTTCCATAATGATTATTGAACCGGGAGGTGCGTAAAAACATTGAACCAGAACCGGTAGTACCTGTGAGATGCCAAACCCGACATCGGGAAGATCTACCCAGTCTTTTGATCCTTTTGTTTGGACATTGACTTCATATTCCTGGCGATTTTCAGCAATTTTTTTAACCCTGAAGCTATCAATTAGCCCCATGGATTTTAGGCTTGCGGCAATTATTTCCTCGAAAGGTTTGGTAAGCTTTTTATATCCGAGGCTAATTTTTCTGTTTTTGCTTGCAAGAAGGGCCGCGATGGTAAGTTCACCTGAATAACCAACACTTTCAGGTGTAATACCGCCCCAAGTGTAGAGTCTTTCCGTTTTGATTCTTAATGGCCCGAGATAGCATATCGACTTAAATAGCTTTTCTTGGGCGAGATTCAGATCTTGGACAAATTCCGAGTTTTTATAGTAGTTGACCACTTCATCAGGGAATCCATAAAAACGTACTGGTGGACTTGGATACCAGACTCTGCCCGGGTTTCTGATCAATGAATATTGTTCAGAATTGACCTCATATTGACCTGGTTTCTTTGCAGATGGGCTCATCCCAACTTTCAAAACAGATTCTTCGCCTTCCTTTAGGTGGTAATTTAATTCTTCGATTTTTAAACTATCCGAGTCTTTGTCGCCTGCTACCTTTGCAGTAAAGGCGATCGTATCAGCTGTAAAATTAGTCTGTGAAACGGTGTCCCTGAATTTCAATTTTTGAAATGTCTCCCACTCGTATTCAAAGGCGATCTCATTTTCGAGATTCCTTTGATAGACCATCTCGCGAAACGACCCCAGCTGAACGACACTGTTTTTACCACCTGGATAAAAAATAGCCTTGCGATCCTGTGATTCAGCTGTTTGTTTCAGCATCATCAGGAACTGACCAATGCTGGATTTTCCGGAGCTGTTTGCGCCGAAGATCAAAGAAATAGGGGCCAGGCGAATGGTGCCGGTATCCTTCCATCCTTTGAAGTTCTGTATTCGTAACTGTTTGAGCATAACTATTCCCCTCCCATCCGAGTTACCGCCTGGTCGTACCACATGAGCAGTTTGGGGTCTTCTTCGAGGACGTTGTTGGGGATCTTGTCGGCCACGGCGACGATAACGGCGTAGTCGCGTTCCTGCCAGGCTTTCTTGAATCCGGCGCGGACAGCTTCCAGGCGGAAGACCTTGAGTTTCTTTTTGACCTCTTTGTATTCCTCGAACTCCTTGAGCAGTGCCTTCTCGCGCAGTTTCTCCAAATCGCCTGCCTTGTTGGGATCGGGCACGAACCAGCGGTCGCGGGCCTTGGCGACCAAGGTCGGGTCGTCCTTGGGCAGGTTGCGCAGCTCTTTCCAGTTGGTGGAGAGGTAGGCGTGGATCTGCTCGGGCACGGGGCCTTTACCGTCGTAGCAGAGGAAGTTCTGGTTCAGTAGTTCGCGCAGATCGAGCTGGGCCTCGTTCTTACTCCAGCCACCGAGCTGCTGCATGAACTGCGGATTGATGTCGGAGAAAGTCTGCGGTTTCTCCCTAATGAGCTGGCGCAGCCACTGGATCGACGATGCCTCATCGCAAACGAACATGGCCATTTGTGTCAATTCGCCTGAGGTCATTTTTTTACGGTCGTATTCGGCCACCTGGTCTGGCAGGAAGTACATGCCGTCACGCTCGATGAAGCGCTGCGCCAGACCGATCTGGAACTCCTGACTGGAGATCGGCACGGGATAGCCCTTACGGACGTAATAAGCCACCATCTGGTCAAACAGGATGCGGGGATCACGTTCGGAGACAAACTGCAGCGAGGCTCCCTGTTGCTTAATTACCGGCAGATACTGCAAATGCGTACGGACAAAATCCCACACGCCTTCTTCGGTTTGTGCCTCTTTCTGGAAACGCTCTTCAAAACCGCCATTGGGTTTGTAGGCTGAGATAACGAGGTCTTGTTTGACGGCTGTAGTAGTTGTTATAGAAATGAAGCTACCTTTCTTTTTATCCAAGACTGATACATTTGCCACTACAAAACCAGCATCGGTAAGAGCGTTTTGAATAGCGTTCCATACAGCTGCCTTACTGTTAGAAAATTCAACCGTCATCCAGCGCCCTGGCTTTAGTACTCTGAATGCCTCTGAAAAACATGAGGTCATCAATACTCTATAGTCATGAAGATCTTTTTTCTGCCCTTTGTCTTCAATGGCTTCCTTTTCTCTGTGTGTAATTACCCCCAACCAAGATTCCCAAATAAAGTTGAGTTCGGCATAGTTTAAATTTGCACCGAAGGGTGGATCGAAAAATAAATAATCAATCGAACAGTCCGGCATATTTATGGATGTAGATGATTGGGTCGTTATTATCGATGTTTGTTTCTTGGACTTGAACGCCTCTACGTGCTTTTTAAGTGCCTGTTTGAGCATTTGAATGACGTTTAAATCTTTAACCAAGGAAGGAAGATACAAGGTGCCACTCGTAGGTCCACCGCCAGCTCCCCAAACCCCAGCTTGATATGTCAAGCCGTATCGTTTATTAATTCGAAAGGCAACAGCAGAAAGAATGTTCCAGTATATGGATGATGATGCTTTGCTCCTGTAAGTTGCCAGGGAAGCGAGCGTGCTCTTGTAATAAAAATGGTGTACGTGCGTGATACCATTCGGATCATTGCGTCTTGTTTCTCTGCCCTCAATCATTCGGTCAGTTGGATGCCATTTAGCTAATGGCATCTTCAGAATTTTTTCAATCTTAATCAGATCGGATTGATCTGGTTCTTTTTGACACCGCGTTGTCCCGACAGAATAGTTGATAAGAACAGGAACCTGCTTTGCTTGACGAATGGAATCATTCAGAGATTCGTCATAAATGGTTGACCAAGCCCTATCCAAACTTCTTTTGTTCAATGCGGCTTTACAATGACTACATGAAAATTCATCAAGAACTTTTCCTCCATTAATGTCTACAGCTTCATGCCAAAAGACGATTTCGTTAGCACATTCCGGACATACAAATACATCTGACCAAACGATGTAGTTTATTTTTCCTTTCCTTCCGTCAGAATGGATTGTTTCATACATCCAGCCGCACTCTTTCTCAACCTCGCGTATAATCCGTTTGGCTTCTTTCTCGAAGGCGGATGAATTTATTGGTGAATTGTAATTGTATGCAATAAAGGTTGCGGCTGGAGAGAGATCATTCTGAATTGTCCAACGTGGACCTAATTTGGAAAATTCCCGCCAAACCTTTTTTCCATTCTCGTCTATTTCTTCCTGCAAAATAATGCCGTCTGGTTTGACTTGGTATCCAAGCGAAATAACCTCATCTCTATCACCACACAATTGAGATGCAACACCAGTCATTCCTGTACCGCAAAAGCCGTCAAATACAATATCTCCTGGCTGGGTGTAACGCAGCAGATAGCGCATTATTGCCTTGTGCGGAACCTTTGTGTGGTATGGGTGCATTTTATAGAGGGGGTCATATTTTCCCTCACTTACATCAGCCGCAAAAGGCTCACGGTGGTAGTGATAGCCTTCAGGCTGCTCCGGCTTCTGCGCCTCCCACTCGGCGATGAAGTCAGCGATCCACGGGTTCGGGCAGGCGGTGTAGTACGGCGGGTCACTCAGGTTCAGGATGTCCTCGTCGCTGCCGATGGGAAAGCCTTCGATCTTGCGGAACTCCGGGTTGCGCAACCGGTCGCGTAGTAGCTCGGTGAAGTGTTGGCGTCGCGCTTCATCACTTGGGAATTCGATGCCGAGACAGGTGACCGGTTGCGGTTCTGTGTTCTGGGTTCTGTGTTCTGAGTTGAAAAGCTCGTCCTGTTTCATTTGTACTTGGCTCCCTTGAAGTCGCTGTTCTGTAAATACCGCAACAGTCCAGCGATCATCCGCGCCGTTGCTTCGGTTTCCGAATAGAGTTTTTGGAATTGATCTTGGTTTATGTAGCCAGCGTCGAGGGCGACGTAGAGTTGGGCTTGCACTTCGGATGCTGAGCCTTTGGCGGTGGATAAGAACTGGATGAACTCCTTGTTACCGCCTCTGCCGAAACCTTCAGCGATGTTGGACATGATTGAGACCGAAGCGCGGCGAATTTGGTCGCGCAGGCCGAAATCACGAGCAAACTGGCCGTCGTTTGACATGGCGTAAATTGCCTTTGTCAGTTCCCGGGCCTTTTGCCAGGCTTCTATGTCCTCGAATCGCTGAAAGCTGCTCATTGCATTACTCCAGTACGATGCGGACTTTGTTCTGGTCTTTGCCTTTAGTCAGGCTGTCCACGTAGTCACTGACTGCTTGCTTGATTTCATTTGGCGTAGATGGTCCAAGGTCGGTGACGATCTTCAGCAAATCGGCTTTCTTAACCGACACCTTCTGCAAACCAGCGAGGATGGTTTTTAAGGTCTGCACAAAATTGCCATCAACCGGGTCGGGCAGTTCCTTTGAATTCATGAACGACTGGATGACCTGCTTGTCATCCTCATGAAGCAGTTCCTTCACGTTTGCCTGAGTCATCGGATCGTCGAGATTGTTCAGCAGGGTCTTCGTCCACTGCTCTATGATCCGATCCAACTGTTCATCCATTTGATCGAGCTGCTTCGAACCAGCAACAAGTAACCCTGAACCAGAAACCCCAATTTCCGCCGCAGGCCGAAATTGGCAATGCGGGCAGATGGGCGAGGCGTCGAGGTTTTGCTCGGTTAGGGCGAAGCAGCTCTTCAGCCCGGCCAGGCGGTTCTGGTAATCGGTGAGCTGCTGCCGGGGCATCAGGTCGATACCGGCCAGTTTGAGCAGGGTTTGCAGGCGCTGATCGTTGAGTAATCCCGCCTTACGCTTGTCGTCGTTCACGCCCAGCCGGGCGCGCGCGTGGAGGGAGATGTATTGGTTGATGTAGTCGCGTTTGAGCTTTTTCAGTTTTTCGCCGACTTCGGACGAAAGGCGCGCGAGTTGCGGGTTCTGAGTTTTGAGTTCCGAGTTGATGGAATCCAAAACATCGCCCCGGATGGCCTTCACTTGATCAACCCAGAGATCCAGTCCTTGGGGTTTTGACTCGGAACCCGTAACCCGGAACTCGGAACCGCGGCTTGCGGAGGCTTCAGCCGTAGCAAGCCAAGCCGCCGTCGGGCTGTGGTCCATGATGAACTCGCGCAGGGCGTCCAGCTCATCCAGGGCCTTCACGGCCTTTTCGTGGGCCAGCACTTCGGGAGCGCTGTAGCGGAAGTTTTTCAGCTTACCCGGCGAGGAGTAGGCCTGGAGCGATTCAAAGAAGCCCTTGGCCTCGTCCAGCCCGCTGGCCTGGCTGGCTAGGTCGGTTCCCGCGAGCAGATCTAGCCCCCAGAAGGAGAGCCCTTCGCGCAGGGTCTGCTGGGTCATGACGATGCGCTTGACGATCTTGCCCACCGCTTGTTGCAGGTTCTGCACCGGCTCGTCCTTGCCCTGGGTGACGAGCTGGGCCATGCCCGGCGTCATGCCGAGCAGTTCGAACAGCGCTTTGAGCGCGGGCAGGTTCCATTCCTTGGGCTGCTCCAGGTGCTTGAAGCGGACCAGCTCGTCCATGCCGGTCGCGGCAAGCTGCTGTAGTCCGGTGGCGTCAAACTTTTTGCCCGGAATGGCGAGCACGATGTCGCCGGAATAGACCAGCGAAGCCAGGATGACCGCCACCCATTCCGGCTCAAGCCGACCACCGCCGGGGTTCATGTATTCCAGCCCGTGGTCGTCCTGGATGATCTCGCTGCGGTTGACTACCTGGCCGTGCCCCTTGGCCTTGACGGTATCGAGAATGAACTTGGTGTACTTCGACTTGTAGGGGTCGATCTTCTCGCCGTCGAGCAGCTCCAGGGCGTCCAGCACGGCGGTGGCCTGCTTGGTGCGGTTTTGCCCAGCGATGGCCCGTAGGGCGTCCTGTGCGGCCTGGGTGCGGTTATTGCCAGTGATCAGGACAGAGAAGAACGGATAGTCCGGGGCCTGGTTCTCAAAGTTTGGAGCAAGGCAAACACCGGCGATGGTGTTGACCAAGTCGCGGAAGTTAATGGTCTCGTGCGGCGATAGGCCAGAGAGATCACGGATGGACTTACCTTTGACCCACTCAACCATGGATTTGGCTCGTCCTTGATAGGTAACCTCGAAGGCATCATTCATGTGTTTTTGTAGCCACTGAACCAGCTTCCTTAGGAAGCCGTTGGCCTTCGATTCATAGGTTGCTTTGGCGTGACCCGATGATGTCGCCGCAAGATCCAAGGCTGCCGCGTAGTTCTTCAACTCGGCCTGGAATTCTTCGTCAGAACCTTTCAGACGGAAAAAAACTTCATCGCTAGTTTTGTCGTCTTTGAAGCGTGGAGGATCATTGGGTTGAATGAAGTAGAGGTAAAAGTCGCGCTGCGGCACAGCTGTAGAACGCTCATTGGGAGCGCCGAAAAAGAGGTAGCCAGATCGAGCTGCCTTGTGCTCTTGCCAGATCAATTCATGTTGCCATATTTTGTATCCAGTCACATAGGTGCTGTCCTGACATTCCATGACTCTCTTGAGCGCCTCATAGTAGAAACGATCGAGTTGAGCCTGCCCCAGGCTTTCGGCCCTTTTTTCGATTAGAGCGTCAAAGTCATCGGTTTTCTTCAAATCAAGATAAAACTGGCGGTTATCGGCATTGAAGGAGATGAACTGGCCGCTGACCGTTTTGTGGATCTCGCGCAGGACCGTTTCCACATGGGTCTGGAGATCCTTGTCGGGCTCGTCGCTGCCCAACTCAGCAATTAGAGGATCAAAAAGACAGAGGCGGTCGCGCAGCTCCTCGGCGGATGCGCCCATGGGGGCATAGATGTCGCCAGTGGTAAGGCGGTGGACGGACAGCGCATGGATCAGGCGCACCGCCATCGGCTTGTATTGCTTGCGGGTGATGGCGTTCTCGATGCGGGATTCCAGAACCTGGCTGCAATCAATGACTGCCCGGATTTCAGGAATGGCGCGGAACGAGGCGTTCTGTTTGAGCGTGTTCCAGTAGCTGTCGAATGCGATCAGGCCGGGCTCATCTTGTGGCACGTCCTTATCGAGAATGCTTTTCATGCCCATGGACAGAGTCTTGAGCACCTCGCGCTTTTCTACCACGGTGACACGCTCGAAGGTGTCGATGTAATCGGGATGCACCGGGAAGAGCCGGACAAACTCGTCCATGCGCTCGTTGAGCCCACCGTAGTATTTGGCGAAAGGCATCAGGTATTCGCGGATTTTGGCCTGCTGTTCGGTGGTTTTCTTGAGCAGACGCTCGGCCACGACAAATTTCACGTCACTGCGGGCAATAAGAACCTGTTCGAAACGATCCTTCACACGACGAATGCTGTCAGCTACAAACGCAAAGCGCGGGCTATCGAAAATAGCTTCCTGAACACCTGCCATAAAACGAAAACGCAAATCTTTGCATACTTCGCCTACTTCACGCAGGAAGTTGAGGTCAAGGATCAGCTCCTGATCCTTACGGGTGCGTAGGTAGTCAAGTAACTCGTCAACAACCAGCAGCAGTCCGTGATCTGGAAAGGCTTCGCCGAACTTGGCCATCATGTCTTCGAAGGCCCGTTTATGGCTGGTGATGGTCCCGACTTCGGGGAACACATACTCCACGCCAAGTTTTTCGAGATGCTCTTCCAGTTCGGCCACCAGGATGTCGCGCAGGGACATGGTGGTGGCAC harbors:
- a CDS encoding DUF6079 family protein — translated: MKYGDLIQFDPIESVVQLRDADKSSAAHTLVNTYVISEEMAERLTQLVIPQMQFDNPVDNKGLLVVGNYGTGKSHLMSVVSSLAADASLLEGLKNDGVRDAAAQIAGRFKVIRTEIGATTMSLRDILVAELEEHLEKLGVEYVFPEVGTITSHKRAFEDMMAKFGEAFPDHGLLLVVDELLDYLRTRKDQELILDLNFLREVGEVCKDLRFRFMAGVQEAIFDSPRFAFVADSIRRVKDRFEQVLIARSDVKFVVAERLLKKTTEQQAKIREYLMPFAKYYGGLNERMDEFVRLFPVHPDYIDTFERVTVVEKREVLKTLSMGMKSILDKDVPQDEPGLIAFDSYWNTLKQNASFRAIPEIRAVIDCSQVLESRIENAITRKQYKPMAVRLIHALSVHRLTTGDIYAPMGASAEELRDRLCLFDPLIAELGSDEPDKDLQTHVETVLREIHKTVSGQFISFNADNRQFYLDLKKTDDFDALIEKRAESLGQAQLDRFYYEALKRVMECQDSTYVTGYKIWQHELIWQEHKAARSGYLFFGAPNERSTAVPQRDFYLYFIQPNDPPRFKDDKTSDEVFFRLKGSDEEFQAELKNYAAALDLAATSSGHAKATYESKANGFLRKLVQWLQKHMNDAFEVTYQGRAKSMVEWVKGKSIRDLSGLSPHETINFRDLVNTIAGVCLAPNFENQAPDYPFFSVLITGNNRTQAAQDALRAIAGQNRTKQATAVLDALELLDGEKIDPYKSKYTKFILDTVKAKGHGQVVNRSEIIQDDHGLEYMNPGGGRLEPEWVAVILASLVYSGDIVLAIPGKKFDATGLQQLAATGMDELVRFKHLEQPKEWNLPALKALFELLGMTPGMAQLVTQGKDEPVQNLQQAVGKIVKRIVMTQQTLREGLSFWGLDLLAGTDLASQASGLDEAKGFFESLQAYSSPGKLKNFRYSAPEVLAHEKAVKALDELDALREFIMDHSPTAAWLATAEASASRGSEFRVTGSESKPQGLDLWVDQVKAIRGDVLDSINSELKTQNPQLARLSSEVGEKLKKLKRDYINQYISLHARARLGVNDDKRKAGLLNDQRLQTLLKLAGIDLMPRQQLTDYQNRLAGLKSCFALTEQNLDASPICPHCQFRPAAEIGVSGSGLLVAGSKQLDQMDEQLDRIIEQWTKTLLNNLDDPMTQANVKELLHEDDKQVIQSFMNSKELPDPVDGNFVQTLKTILAGLQKVSVKKADLLKIVTDLGPSTPNEIKQAVSDYVDSLTKGKDQNKVRIVLE